TGCACCCGTCGAACGACGCGCGCGGCGTCGAAACGCGCGCGTTTCGTGGCCGAAGCCGCCCCCCCCCGCCGCGGGCTACACCGCGGCGGACCGCTCCGAGCGCTCCGTCGCCGCCCAGGTCCCGAGCAGCGCCAGGTTCCGCTCCGACTCGCTGCCGGGCTCGGCCCCGTACGTGAACATCGTCAGGCCGGGGTCCGCGACGAGGTCGAGCGCCTCGTAGGTCAGCTCGAGCCGCCCGACGACCGGGTGCTCGATGCGCTTCCGACCGGTTCGGTGCGACCGGACGTCGTGCGCCGCCCACCACGTGCGGAACTCCTCGCTGCGGGTCGAGAGCTCCCCGACGAGCGTCACGAGTCCGGGTTCGCACGGGTTCGCGACGGCCGCGGCACGGAGGATCGCCACGGCGTCCCGCGCGGTCTGGGCCCAGTCGGGGAAGAACTCGCGGGCGGCCGGGTCGAGGAACGTGAACCGTGCGGTGTTCACCGGACGACCTGGTCCCGCGAACATCGGCGAGTAGAGCGCCCGACCGAGCTCGTTCGTCGCGACGACGTCGCCGCGCTCGTTCCGCACCCACGCGGGCGCTCCGGTGATCGCGTCGAGGAG
This is a stretch of genomic DNA from Curtobacterium sp. 458. It encodes these proteins:
- a CDS encoding helix-turn-helix transcriptional regulator produces the protein MGIDVRKEIQDFLSSRRARLTPDQVGMPTFGGGVRRVPGLRRHEVAMLAGVSVDYYTRLERGTLKGVSDSVLDGLAAALRLDEDERTHLWDLARLANAGVKTMHRNVPTRVRPGVQQLLDAITGAPAWVRNERGDVVATNELGRALYSPMFAGPGRPVNTARFTFLDPAAREFFPDWAQTARDAVAILRAAAVANPCEPGLVTLVGELSTRSEEFRTWWAAHDVRSHRTGRKRIEHPVVGRLELTYEALDLVADPGLTMFTYGAEPGSESERNLALLGTWAATERSERSAAV